A single genomic interval of Vicia villosa cultivar HV-30 ecotype Madison, WI unplaced genomic scaffold, Vvil1.0 ctg.000605F_1_1, whole genome shotgun sequence harbors:
- the LOC131629788 gene encoding CBS domain-containing protein CBSCBSPB3-like — protein MKKTTKRPSKKSHHVENGNGKPPSPSSQPGDGAERTVKKVKLSKALTIPDGTSVSDACRRMAARRVDAVLLTDSSALLSGILTDKDVATRVVAEGLLPDETAVSKVMTRNPIFVTSDTLAIDALQKMIQGKFRHLPVVENGEVIAILDITKCLYDAIARVEKACQQGSAVAAAAVEGPDHQRAPNAFIDTLRERMFKPSLSTILGENTRVAIASASDHVHVAAKRMQELHVSSSVIVTDAKVQGILTSKDILLRVMALHLSPESTLVEKIMTPNPQCATPETTIIDALHMMHDGKFLHLPVVDKDGNVVACVDVLQITHAAISLVESSSSGNANDVAGTIMQKFWDSAFSLEPPEDYDTNSEVSGQLTLDGADTTKSTYQSAGFGHSFTFKFEDLNGQVHRFNCGSENQDELASAVMQRIGPVNDGERPTLMYEDDEGDKIVIATNNDLAAAVSYARSAGLKALKLNLKFADSTREIQPNSGIATKQKTSVVSVRSGIFAGAVVLTSISLLVYLKRTK, from the exons ATGAAGAAGACAACCAAACGTccttccaagaaatctcaccaTGTTGAAAATGGAAACGGAAAACCTCCCTCACCTTCTTCGCAACC GGGTGATGGAGCAGAAAGAACGGTGAAGAAGGTGAAATTGTCCAAGGCTCTTACCATTCCTGATGGGACATCGGTTTCTGATGCATGTAGACGAATGGCGGCTCGCCGTGTGGATGCTGTTTTGTTGACTGATTCCAGTGCTTTGCTTTCTGGGATTCTTACTGATAAG GATGTTGCTACTAGAGTTGTTGCTGAGGGGTTGTTACCTGATGAGACGGCTGTGTCGAAAGTAATGACAAGGAATCCTATTTTTGTTACGTCGGATACTCTCGCCATTGATGCTCTTCAGAAGATGATCCAGG GTAAATTCAGGCACCTCCCTGTTGTGGAAAACGGTGAAGTCATTGCCATATTGGATATCACGAAATGTCTTTATGATGCCATAGCTAGGGTGGAGAAGGCTTGTCAGCAAGGGAGTGCCGTTGCTGCTGCTGCAGTTGAGGGGCCGGACCATCAGCGAG CTCCAAATGCTTTCATTGATACATTGAGGGAGCGCATGTTCAAGCCTTCCTTGTCAACTATACTTGGTGAAAATACAAG GGTTGCTATTGCATCAGCATCAGATCATGTCCATGTAGCTGCAAAAAGGATGCAGGAGTTGCATGTCAGTTCATCTGTGATTGTAACAGATGCCAAAGTTCAGGGGATATTGAC TTCAAAAGACATTCTTTTGCGAGTCATGGCTCTACATCTTTCCCCAGAGTCGACCTTAGTGGAAAAG ATAATGACTCCAAACCCACAATGTGCAACACCAGAGACAACAATTATTGATGCTCTGCATATGATGCATGATGGAAAGTTCTTACATCTTCCTGTGGTAGACAAAG ATGGAAATGTTGTTGCTTGTGTGGATGTTTTGCAGATAACTCATGCTGCAATTTCTTTG GTCGAAAGTAGCTCTTCTGGAAATGCTAATGATGTGGCAGGCACAATTATGCAAAAATTTTGGGACTCAGCTTTTTCTCTTGAACCACCTGAAGATTACGACACTAACAG TGAAGTCTCTGGACAACTGACTTTGGATGGGGCAGATACCACAAAGTCTACATACCAGTCTGCAGGTTTTGGACATTCTTTTACTTTTAAATTTGAGGATCTCAATGGTCAAGTGCATCGTTTCAACTGTG GTTCTGAAAATCAAGACGAGCTTGCATCAGCTGTCATGCAAAGAATTGGTCCTGTTAATGATGGAGAACGCCCTACACTGATG TATGAAGACGATGAAGGAGATAAAATTGTTATTGCAACTAATAACGATCTTGCTGCTGCTGTCAGCTATGCTAGATCTGCAGGACTGAAG GCTCTAAAGTTGAATTTGAAGTTTGCTGATTCTACCAGAGAGATACAACCAAACTCTGGTATAGCCACTAAACAGAAAACGAGTGTAGTGTCTGTCCGCTCTGGTATTTTCGCAGGTGCCGTTGTTCTAACAAGCATTAGTTTATTGGTCTACTTAAAGCGCACCAAATAG
- the LOC131629789 gene encoding uncharacterized protein LOC131629789: MATTACFIIVSRNDIPIYEAEVGVAAKREDAAQLHQFILHAALDVVQDLAWTTSAMYLKSVDRFNELVVSVYVTAGHTRLMLLHDSRNDDGIKSFFQEVHELYIKTLLNPLYLPGSRITSSHFDTKVRALARKYL; the protein is encoded by the exons ATGGCAACCACCGCTTGTTTCATCATTGTTAGCAGAAATGATATTCCTATATATGAAGCTGAAGTTGGAGTAGCTGCTAAA AGGGAGGACGCTGCTCAGCTGCATCAATTTATCCTACATGCTGCTCTCGATGTTGTCCAGGACCTTGCATGGACTACTAGTGCTAT GTACTTGAAATCGGTAGATAGGTTTAATGAACTCGTGGTGTCAGTATACGTCACAGCTGGTCATA CCCGGTTAATGTTGCTTCATGATTCGCGTAATGACGATGGCATTAAGAGCTTCTTCCAAGAGGTGCACGAGCTTTACATAAAG ACTCTTCTTAATCCTCTATACTTGCCTGGCTCCCGAATCACATCATCACATTTTGATACAAAAGTCCGTGCCCTTGCAAGAAAGTATTTGTAG
- the LOC131629791 gene encoding 6,7-dimethyl-8-ribityllumazine synthase, chloroplastic-like, which produces MASFVSTDCFLPALKPHLGFLNHDGRDRCSGSINVLRLPKAPKSPFLLSSRALDVKPCVQSQGRSSFVQTAAVRHLTGSVTRTQGLRFAVVVARFNEIITRPLLEGAIGTFKNYSVQDEDIDVVWVPGCFEIGAVATRLGKSGKYHAIICIGAVIRGDTTHYDAVANSAASGVLSAGLNSGVPCIFGVLTCENMDQAINRAGGKSGNKGAEAALTAIEMASLFEHHLQ; this is translated from the exons ATGGCTTCATTTGTTTCCACCGATTGTTTCCTTCCTGCACTTAAGCCTCACCTTGGATTTCTAAATCATGACGGCCGAGATCGTTGTTCTGGTAGTATTAACGTCTTGCGTCTTCCTAAAGCTCCGAAGAGTCCCTTTTTGCTTTCTTCGCGAG CTTTGGATGTTAAGCCATGTGTTCAGAGCCAGGGTCGATCGTCTTTTGTGCAGACAGCTGCTGTGAGGCATCTGACTGGCTCTGTTACTAGAACTCAGGGACTCCGTTTTGCTGTG GTTGTTGCACGGTTTAATGAAATAATAACCAGACCACTCTTGGAGGGAGCTATAGGTACTTTCAAGAATTATTCAGTTCAAGATGAAGACATCGAT GTTGTGTGGGTTCCAGGTTGTTTTGAAATTGGTGCTGTTGCAACAAGACTCGGTAAATCAGGCAAATATCATGCAATCATATGCATAGGAGCTGTG ATACGGGGAGATACAACTCACTACGACGCAGTTGCTAATTCAGCAGCATCTGGAGTTCTTTCAGCTGGTTTAAACTCAG GTGTTCCATGCATATTTGGAGTCCTAACATGTGAGAACATGGATCAG GCTATAAATCGTGCTGGTGGAAAATCTGGGAATAAGGGTGCTGAGGCTGCATTGACTGCT ATTGAGATGGCATCTTTGTTCGAGCATCATCTGCAGTAG